In the genome of Capra hircus breed San Clemente chromosome 5, ASM170441v1, whole genome shotgun sequence, one region contains:
- the LOC102177517 gene encoding keratin, type II cytoskeletal 72, translating to MSRQLNLYPGGERLAFSGCSAIISSRVSSSTASFRASGVKGTATFGSRSLFNCGGGRRLALSSRAGRGGSVLGPCMATGGGRRGGFVGTVFGSAGLGPACPSVCPPGGIPQVTVNKSLLSPLNVELDPEIQKVRAQEREQIKALNNKFASFIDKVRFLEQQNQVLGTKWELLQQLDLNNCKNNLEPILEGYTSNLRKQLETLSGDRVRLDSELRSMRDVVEDYKKRYEVEINRRTAAENEFVMLKKDVDAAYMNKVELQAKVDSLTDEIKFLKCLYEGEIAQIQSHISDTSVILSMDNNRDLDLDSIIAQVRAQYEEIALKSKAEAEALYQTKIQELQATAGQHGDDLKLTKAEISDLNRMIQRIRSEIGNVKKQCSNLEMAIADAEQRGDCALKDARAKLDELEAALLQAKEELARMMREYQELMSTKLALDMEIATYRKLLEGEECRMSGEYPNSVSISVISNTSAGAGGTGFSMGFGASSSYSYKSSAVDVKTKGSCGGSELKDAPAKTSGSSCATKKASR from the exons ATGAGCCGCCAGTTGAACCTCTACCCCGGTGGGGAGCGCCTGGCCTTCAGCGGCTGCTCTGCCATCATCTCCAGTCGGGTCAGCAGCAGCACCGCCTCATTCCGGGCCAGCGGCGTCAAGGGCACGGCCACCTTCGGCAGCAGGAGCCTCTTCAACTGCGGGGGCGGCCGGCGCCTGGCCCTGAGCTCCAGGGCCGGGCGGGGCGGCTCCGTGCTGGGTCCCTGCATGGCCACAGGTGGTGGCCGCCGGGGAGGCTTCGTGGGCACCGTCTTCGGCAGCGCAGGGCTGGGGCCCGCGTGTCCATCCGTGTGCCCGCCGGGCGGCATCCCTCAGGTCACCGTCAACAAAAGCCTCCTGTCCCCGCTCAACGTGGAGCTGGACCCCGAGATCCAGAAGGTGCGCGCCCAGGAGAGGGAGCAGATCAAGGCTCTGAACAACAAGTTCGCCTCCTTCATCGACAAG GTGAGGTTCCTGGAGCAGCAGAACCAGGTGCTGGGGACCAAGTGGGAGCTGCTACAGCAGCTGGACCTGAATAACTGTAAGAACAACCTGGAGCCCATCCTCGAGGGCTACACTAGCAACCTGCGGAAGCAGCTGGAGACGCTGTCCGGGGACCGGGTGCGGCTGGACTCGGAGCTGAGGAGCATGCGTGATGTGGTGGAGGACTACAAGAAGAG GTACGAGGTGGAGATTAACAGACGCACAGCTGCTGAGAATGAGTTTGTGATGCTCAAGAAG GATGTGGATGCCGCCTACATGAACAAGGTCGAGCTCCAGGCCAAGGTGGACTCCTTGACAGATGAGATCAAGTTCTTGAAGTGCCTCTATGAAGGG GAGATCGCTCAGATCCAGTCCCACATCAGCGACACGTCCGTCATCCTGTCCATGGACAACAACCGCGACCTTGACCTGGACAGCATCATCGCCCAGGTCCGTGCCCAGTACGAGGAGATTGCCCTGAAGAGCAAGGCTGAGGCCGAGGCGCTGTACCAGACcaag ATCCAGGAGCTGCAAGCCACAGCGGGCCAGCACGGGGATGACCTCAAACTCACCAAGGCTGAGATCTCAGATCTCAACCGGATGATCCAGAGGATCCGCTCGGAGATTGGGAACGTGAAGAAGCAG TGCTCCAACCTGGAGATGGCCATCGCCGATGCTGAGCAGCGGGGCGACTGTGCCCTGAAGGACGCCCGGGCCAAGCTGGATGAGCTGGAGGCCGCCCTGCTCCAAGCCAAGGAAGAGCTGGCCAGGATGATGCGTGAGTACCAGGAGCTGATGAGCACCAAGCTGGCCCTGGACATGGAGATCGCCACCTACCGCAAGCTGCTGGAGGGCGAGGAGTGCAG GATGTCTGGTGAATATCCAAATTCCGTGAGCATCT CCGTCATCAGCAACACCAGTGCTGGGGCAGGAGGCACTGGCTTCAGCATGGGCTTTGGTGCCTCGAGCAGTTACAGCTATAAATCCTCAGCGGTGGATGTCAAAACCAAAGGCAGCTGTGGAGGCAGTGAGCTCAAGGATGCTCCTGCCAAAACCTCAGGCAGTAGCTGTGCAACCAAAAAGGCCTCGAGATGA